The window CACATCCGTCCCCGTCCTGGATGTCAACAACCGAGCGGCACCGCGTCCCAGCGGGGATTCAGCAGCTCCGGAGCGGCCCTTTGTCTCCCTGCACTCCGCCTACAGCCGGAACACGTCACCTGTCCACGGTAACTGCAGCTTTCTCCTCGGGGTTCTTCAATAAACTGTCAATGTCCCGgacattttcctctctgttgtcaGGTAGCCGCCGTTAGCATGAGCCCGCGTACCGCGCGTGGGAAGTGACGTCAGAGAGGCGTTTCTTTCGCGCGCACATTGGAGGAAGTGTTTATAGAGGCGTCAGGTTTCACTTCGGTCTGATCAGactatcaataatcaataataaaacaggACCAATAATCATATGCAGAGGTGGTGGTAGTGTTTTATAGAGATGTCAGGTTTCATTTTGGTCTGATCAAactatcaataatcaataataaaactaaaccAATAATCATAtccagaggtggaggaagtgtGTATAGAGGTGTCATATTTCACTTTCGTCTGTTCAAactatcaataatcaataataaaacaagacCAATAATCATATGCAGAGGTGGTGGTAGTGTTTTATAGAGATGTCAGGTTTCATTTTGGTCTGATCAAactatcaataatcaataatacaACTAATAATCATAtccagaggtggaggaagcTCTGTGTATCCATGACATTGCTCAATTGCTCAAATATTATTCAATTAAAGaacatttataaagaaaaaaataataaacagtggGAAGTTATTGAGTAAAGTGTACGTTATGATAATGGCTATTGATTAATGTATGAGTGATTTGTGAATTTGGGGACGGCCATCTCTACTTTTGTCATTTATATGACAGTGACAGGTGAtataaaatgtttcttcttcctgctctattcgttttgttttgtgaaaatgaTTACTAAACTATTTCGTTAAATAAATTTGTCCATTTTCATGTTGAAgtgtcaaaaactaaaaaacaacttctatgtttgttttctttgtgttattttctctaGTTGTCTCTCCTCGCACCGCACATGCACACCACAAACCGTTTCTAACTCTTTTTATAACTTcgatttgttttaattttcagtttttatgaataGTTTATTCATCTTTTCCCCCTGATTCAGTCTCTGGGATTTGACATACTCACGTCCCACAGCGATATCTAGTGGCCACCAGTTGTCAGAGCAGCTTCatcagtgattttaaaaaccAGGAAGATTATCAGTGAATGACTTTCTGTGAGAGACCTAAGTGTCCAACCCTGGACGTCTTTCTTAAATCATGCAATCCCCCTGTTTGTGACACCCTGAATCCctcatcacacaaacaaaatgacctGAGTGCTGCTCATCCTTcatcagaggaggagcaggttcAACAGGCAGCTAATCCACACTGTGTGTAGAGATTAAGAGGAAACTCGAGATAAAATCTCCTCCTGTTATGTTAAACCATTCCTTAAACTATTAAACTTTGAAAACATTCATCTCAATCAGACAGGGACAGGTAAAAAGATCACAAGTTGATGTGAAATATGCAACGGTCCTTCAGAACcacttttatttcctgcagttttacattcacctcACGTTCACATATGTCTCATGGATTAATGCTTTGTAGTGTTAATTAAAAATTGTTTATgtaaaaatcaaaaacaaaaagcagaataCTCATGTCTTTGATTTCACCTTGCTGTTAATcaataaaccaaaacacaatACCTTTGGTAATGACATGCAACATTTCTTTTctatcttttcttttaatttattgttcTCAATAATGCCTCGAAGTGGGACGGTTTTCCAGGAGGTGTCGCCACGCATGTATTTAACACACATACGAATTGGTGAAGATTTCCTTCCCTTGATTTTTGAAAATGATCAGATCATGCAGTGTCATGTGTCAAATACCCTCAGCCTACACAAACGCCCCACAcgtgcaccacacacacacacacacacacgcacgcacacagccACACATTTGCGAAGCTATCCTCATTAGGAccttgcattgacttccattcattgagGACCATCTAACCGTCAAATCAAagccttaccctaaccttaaccatgtcAAATTCATACCTCTAACTTTAAAGGGGAATTCCGGTATTTTCTGGGTCCTATGTTTATAAATTTGGtttgtaaatgaatggtacttgCTAAAACTTTTGGAATTGGTCCAGTAGATCACCTACACCAGCAGCCATAACACGTTCACATTGGCTACAACGTAgtcttatggggcaactgcgaccGTCCacaaaatggtaaatggtctgtaagacactaaccacaattcacatcttactcctaaccttaaccaggacctcagtaATTTTGTTTGCCTCATCAGGACCAGGCTTTAGTCCCcatgacaaggtcagtgtttatattGGAGAAGGTCCTCAAGAGGTaacaaaaatcacacaaacacactcaatgAATGTTGTTGCTACAAGGAGGATGTGTCAAGGTGAGAATGTCCCAGTGCATTTAGATACATCAAAcctgcagcttcatatttacagtgGAATTTCCTGAAAAAGCAGACTTTCTCCATATGTTGTCATTAATGTCATTCTGTCAATCAAATATTGACTCTGTCCATTGTTACTGATCAATCTTGACCTGTCGACCTCTGTTTGTCCTTCACAGAGACGTCTCCACACAGGACGACCCTCTCCGTATGTAATAACGCCTCACCTCCCTCCCATCCTCGCTACCACAGCCCTCCGGCCGATGCACTATGAGAACTGGGAAGAAACTAGCGTCCCTGTAGGTGGGCGGACTGTCGCTGAGGGCCAGCTGGCTGGAGTCGGACCTGCAGCACTGCTCGTCCACACAGCAGGGGTCCGTCAGGTTGCTGCTGTGGCTCCTCCACAGTGCCACGGTACGATGGGAGCCGTACATGCGGCAGAGAGACAGGCGAGACGTGTCCGAGGAGAGGTGGGACTGGAACAGTGCTCCCCGgcaggagaagatggaggagcagctggagctggTGATGGTCCTCCTCCTGCCTTCCCCGCTTCCTTGTGCGGGCGGCTCGCTGCTTCGCCCGCACTCGTCCTGGCTCTGGAGAGCACCGTAGTTCTGAGCTGCCTGGCTGCTGTCCAACAGGAATCCGTTGGAGGATGAGGTGCACTCAGTGTCATGCAGTGAGTTAGAGTCGGCTGTGCTCATGTTTATCAGCATGGCCTCTGAGTAGCTGGGGATCACCTGGCGGTTGCAGCGGATGTGCCACTCCATCTCAGTGCTGTCCAGTGTGTCTACTCGAGGAATCGCACAAGTGATGTTATTCCCCACCGGCCTGTCCTCATCCAGAGGCGACGGGCTGCTGTACTCAAACCCAAATAGTTTTTCTATGCGGTAGTGCACGTAAGAAGTGCGGTACTCTATGAGCACCCTCAGAGGCCAGGAGAGCATGAAGAGAGCTGCGAGCCAGAAGGCCACATGGGAAGTGTACCAGGGCATCCTATCTGGGTCCACGAAGGCGATCAGGTTTTCTCTGAAGTCCACGTTCTTTAGCTGCATCCCCTCCCTGGCCTCCATGTAATCGTCCAAACCCTCGATTTCAGAGAAGAACCTGGCTCTCTGGTTGAGGTAATCGTTTTCTGGACCTGCCTCTGTGAAGCTGAAACACTTGGTGAAGCGCAAGCGAGCGGCCGGATGTTCCTCCAGGCCACTGAGGTCACGCGATACATCCTTCATCCCACAATGGCTGTAGTCAAACTCTCCCTCTGCCACATGTGTGTTGACCCTTTCGTGGTACACCTGCGTGGTGGTGTAGGCGTCCCCGTTACGGTATCGCGTGACCTGCCGAGTCCGTCGCACAAAATGGTAGCTGATGGCCTTCCACCAGATGCAGGGCTGGGCCTGCCGCATCCGCAGCACGCGCTCGTACACGCTATCCACGTCCGCCTTGCACTGCAGGTCGCTCCTGGCTCTGCAGTGCCAGCACTCCACCATGTACAGCACATAGAGCATGAGCAGGAAGGCCAGGGGGATGTAGATGTAGCCGTCAGAGCAGGGGCTGTCGTGGTAGATCATCGAGTGGCCTCCGACGCCCCCCATCCCAGACGCCCCCCgcatggaggaggtgaaggaggccgtgaaggaggaggtgagggcAGAGTTGAAGCTGATCTTGGTGACCCGGGTGAGCTGACACCAGGCCACCACGCCCACACAGCTGTACATgagcagggagagcagcaggCAGCGCCAGTGGGACTCCCGGCAGACACAAGCACCCAGGGACTGCTGCACTGgatgctgctgcagggagagagagtaaTGAGGGAAATGCACTTTAGAGCAATGAGCCTCGGAAACATGGCAGTGATATCATGACTTGCAGTAGAAGTGCAAATGAGGTAGCTGCATGATAAATCACTAAGCTTTTCCCATAGCTAAGCGTGAAGTAAATCAAACCAAAGAAAGATCCGCAGAATTAAATTACACCAAGTTGTGTCCCTGTGAGGCTGAGTGTCAAAGCAGCTGACAGACAAATATTAACTGAGGTGTTCTCATCCTgacattaatttaatttagattgGCAAAAGCACCGGCTAGTAAAGATGTCACATTAATACCAGAGGGTAGTGATCATAGTTAGAAATAGAGCCCAGCTGACTCTGAGCTTAGTAGGCAGATATCAATATAAATGTTTGatagtttaatatattttacattaatacaATATCtaatatttgcttttttaaaaatgtaaacagataaCATTAACACAGATAACACTTTTGTTAATACATTTTGACAAAGATATCTACAGAGTGGGACATTTTACCGTATAAAAATGATACATATGTAATAGAGGCACAGTTACTTGCTTCTGTGATAggatacatatttatacatggGCCCTAAATGTAATGGGGCTTACAGTATACAATTTGTAGATTCATCTTAACGGTGTATCAACTCATACCTTCATATTTCCTTGGGGGGGCTGCAGGTGTGATCATTCATGTTTGGAACCATCAGGTGCTATGTGATAGGTGTAATGTAAATggtaatattttaatatttaaatacaataataaattgTGAattagaatgtttttttttagggatTTTTACCCCCAGAATCATTAAAACCATTTTTATCATGCTGTAATTAAtaattgactgtatataatataatataatataatataataacatatcTCCCTGCTTTACACTTCATCTGATGGGGACATGGGTGGTGAGCTCtatgcaaacaaacaagaaacacaaagtgCTCACATTTGCAATAAGTCAAATTGTCCAATTCAGCAAAGACAAAGCTATTTCATCAGTTACACTGACAGTGAAAGAAGCTGCAGTTTAACCCTTAAAACATGAAGAGATTAAACCAGAAAGTttacaatatatacagtatataaccTGTGAGAGGGGTAGTTAAGGAtcttcactttttaaatattgtaattagATCCCATCTCgtcagacacattcatttagatttttgcaCGACTCTGGGGCCCTTTGTAATATTCTTATCCGGTCGTCGTGGTGACATTTCTTCCCATGAGACCAGGCTGCGTTGCTGTCGACAACCTCTGGTGTTTTATGGAGTGAAAAGATTTATGCTGACAAGCGGCCATCCATTACTGCACTGACACAGGGGTGGAGATGTCACTTTGCTGCATGGTTCCACCTCAGTTGTTTATGGAGCAAATGAGGATTCGGTTCTCGTGTACGAGAGAGGAAGGAGTATCTCATTCATCCAGGGCTCCTGACTGCTGATATTACACACTGTGTACTCATTCACCTTAATAACATTATGGGGTAGTTTTTTTCcagcatgtttttattctcacatTTTAAATACCTCTATTTCTAAACCCTGACAAGTTTATCCAAATCAAAGCTCAGATGGAAAACCAGTATATCCTTTGTCACAGTCAGCTGAATTAAATCTGCTGGCTGATGATAAACAGGAAATTTTGTTTGTGACAAAAATCTAATCCACTgtagcttatatatatatatataaatataaatatcatatttatatatatataaaggacATATATGCAATGTCTGTAGTGAACTTGTGTCATTTTACTGTCTGTTCATGGCTGATTGCACGCAGCAGACTGTCCAGATGGAATCATTACTTCATGctagaagagacagagaggatgatggagcagaCACATGCAGGTTGAATGAAAGAGATCAACACTCAGGTATATGGGGCCTTGATTAAAGCAGTCAGACACAACTCCATCCAGAGCAACATCCACCCATTTGCTGGTGACGGCATGTTTCCACATCACTGGAGTCGACTGTGGCCATTACGTGAAATGTACTATTCTGACATTTCAGCGAGAGAAGATTCGGTTTGGCTGCAGGTGGAAGGAATCGTACGtgtaatttaaaatacatttcacagaGAGGATGAGCCACTACAGAACAAAATCTGAATTCAGTCTCTTATGGAgtcacacaaaagaaaatgttgtctAAATAATGTAAAACACGTCTAGTTAGTAAACTTGCACCTGATTGTGGCCTTGATTAATGTTTCAGGAAGAAGCAGTTATCATTTCTTACTTTACCTTAAGTCATTCAGATATGGTGTATGCATTTATAATTTGGCTCAAGCATCCCGAGATGTATGCGTGCCAGCAACATGTCTGGGGCTGTTGCATTGTCCCTGCACCTCTCCCGCTCTGCTGAGGAATTTTATAACTCAACTGActcaaatttatttttgatgataTAAGGGCTGAGGCGACAGACTGGAACACCGGAACAAAAGTCTGAACGTGTTTTTAGTCCCTGTTACAGCACGATATCTTTGTGCTGTATTgtgtaatgtatttattttgttttatttcatatgctGATTGATAtatgattttgaaataaaactgaaataaccAACTATTCCcacatgtcttttattttatccaaCTTAGAACTAAGATAAAGAAACTTAGTTGATGTCTACACCTACCTCCTCCAGAGCATCACTCCCAGTCTCTGGATcttcctccccctgctcctcctgcacctcctgctccccctgctccccctgctcctcctgctcctctccctcagcaTCACTGGGAGCGCTGGCCGTCGTGTCCCCCGCAGAGTCCCGGTCTGAGGAGAGCATCCTGCACTTCTCGCATgtcagggagggagagggttAGAAActcactcctcctctttgcGATTTCACATGCTCACTTTCTGGAGATCCCCCCATTGGCTTTTCGTGGCCCCGCGCAGCTTCACAGAGTCTGGGCCGGAGCCAGGAGGCTGAAGCCGCTGCggctggtgctgatgctgctgcggCTGGTGCTGAtgcggctgcggctgcacgGAGCGGGGATCCCGCCGCGGTCCTCCCGACGCTCCGGGCTGAGGGGGGCGGAGTTGAGGGATTTCACCgcagcagaggcagagcaggTTGACCATGGTGCAGTCAGGCCCGGGTTGTCGTCAGTGTGGCCGGGGCTCTGGGGAGGAAGTCACCGGATCAAACCGTGCATCATcaataaagagacaaacaacaccGCATACACTGTGTGTTCATCCAGATTGTCCGACTGTGCGGGAGGAAGGAGGCGGATATGAATCATCTCGGACGTCCGGCGACACGAATGAGAACATGCATTAAACATAATCCACAAATAACTCGGTTTAATGTATTATAGCACAATATTATCATCTAAATTACCCGATATGTCTTCTGCGAGACGGACGGGCGCAGTCCCCAGGCCTTCCGTTCCCtccgtgcttttattttgaagggagAGGTTCGGTGTCACACTGAAAGCCTCCCGTGTGTGCTCGGCTCCAGTTCTGTTGATGACCCGCGGAAGCTGCTCTGCGCTGAAGGTCAGATCTctgctcaacacaaacacaacaaacacacactctggtgACTgcgtgcttttgtttttttgttaagaTTTGAACGCTTCGACTGAGCGGAGGTTAGAGAATTCAAGCTAACCGCTAAGCTAACGCGGACCGTACGGTACATTCATCATATGTCCGGTGGAAACTTCACCGCACGTGAAAACGATGAAGTTACAGTTAGCTCACGTTAGAAAAGAGACATTTATACGTTTGATACGTTTAAGTTTGTTGTTGTCTGCCTCGTCTTTCACCTCTAGATATCAGTGTTGTTGCTCGTGATGAGATTAGCCAAACTAACCAGGCTGATTTTCAATGTGAGCTGATGTTTAATTCACAGTATGAGGCACATGTATCTGTGCAGCACCATTCAGACACAAGGCAGGTGCTTTACAGAGGCAcagaaatacattaaaatagaCAAGTCACATTGAAATAACACCAAAGCATCGAATTATAACAGATTacagggatagttcaccccaacATGAAAATCccctcatctactcaccactatgtcgatggaggtgtgggggaagtgtttgagtccacaaaacacttttggagtttcaggggtaaacagcgttgcagccaaatccaatacaagtTCAGTAAATGGTGAGTacttcttcagatgtaaaaaaaacaacagatccACGCATGAACGCGGCTCaggaggaggatatcagaggacatttaggctaaaaacacagtgCAAATGATGGTGTTTTAAGTCGAGTTTGACACTTGGGCTTACGGACACtgggatgacaccacaggagcagtatggaggcattttatgtttttattctgttgtttttatacgttcgaagaatcggtcaccattgACTTCTATTGTATccgatttggctgcaacgctgtttacccctgaaattccaaaagtgttttgtggacttaaacattttccccacccctccaccggcATATTggcgagtagataatgagtgaatttaattttttgggtgaactatc of the Hippoglossus stenolepis isolate QCI-W04-F060 chromosome 10, HSTE1.2, whole genome shotgun sequence genome contains:
- the si:dkey-13p1.4 gene encoding transmembrane protein 151B, with translation MLSSDRDSAGDTTASAPSDAEGEEQEEQGEQGEQEVQEEQGEEDPETGSDALEEQHPVQQSLGACVCRESHWRCLLLSLLMYSCVGVVAWCQLTRVTKISFNSALTSSFTASFTSSMRGASGMGGVGGHSMIYHDSPCSDGYIYIPLAFLLMLYVLYMVECWHCRARSDLQCKADVDSVYERVLRMRQAQPCIWWKAISYHFVRRTRQVTRYRNGDAYTTTQVYHERVNTHVAEGEFDYSHCGMKDVSRDLSGLEEHPAARLRFTKCFSFTEAGPENDYLNQRARFFSEIEGLDDYMEAREGMQLKNVDFRENLIAFVDPDRMPWYTSHVAFWLAALFMLSWPLRVLIEYRTSYVHYRIEKLFGFEYSSPSPLDEDRPVGNNITCAIPRVDTLDSTEMEWHIRCNRQVIPSYSEAMLINMSTADSNSLHDTECTSSSNGFLLDSSQAAQNYGALQSQDECGRSSEPPAQGSGEGRRRTITSSSCSSIFSCRGALFQSHLSSDTSRLSLCRMYGSHRTVALWRSHSSNLTDPCCVDEQCCRSDSSQLALSDSPPTYRDASFFPVLIVHRPEGCGSEDGREVRRYYIRRGSSCVETSL